A window of Longimicrobium sp. genomic DNA:
GCTGCAACGGCACCCGGTCCGCCTTCGCGGACTTCGACGGAGCGAGGCCGGCCCCGCAAGGTGAGCCGGCCTCGTATGTCATGGAAGCCGTTCGAGGAGCTTCTCCGCCGCGGATCGCGTGTCCTCCTGGCCGGTGTGCTCCGCGGCCTCGAGCGCGGGGACCAGAAGCTCCTCCGCGTCGGACCATCGCCGCAGCATCGACGCGCCGAGCCCGGCGGTGTACAGCGCCTGCGCCACCAGCGGCGAGGGGCCGGCCGGCTCGCGCAGATCGGCGAATTCCGGCAGCAGCCGGTCGAACAGTCGACGATCTCCACATCCTGCCGCAGCGCGCAGCGCCGAACCAAATGCCAGCAGCCGCACAGACGCATCCTCGTGGAAGTGTCGATCCAGCAACGGACTCAGCATACCGAGAGCGCGCTCGTAATCCCCGCGATCCGCCCAGTAAACCGCGAGGTCGTGGGAGAAGTACGGGTAGCGCGGGTGATCGGGCCCATAGGCGCTCGCGACGATCCTGCTGTGCTTGGCAACGCGGGTGAAGTCCCTCATCGCGACCGCTGCATCGAACAGGTGGTGGTGTGCCTCCATCCTGCGGTCCTCCAGTCGAAACCGCTCGGCCACAAGTAGCGCCCGCTCGAAATACTCGCGCGCTTCCCGGTATTTCCCCACGGTCAGGAGCATGCGCCCGCTCGACATCAGCGATCGTGCCCGAACATCCCAGTCATGGCTGCGCATGGCCAGACGATGTGCTTTCTGGAACCATCCCTCTGACTGCAGGACTCGCCCGTTCTCGCGGTGAAGCATCCCGGCAACCCACGTAAATCGCGCATTGCCAGAAACCTCGGCCGCTGCACCAGCATACGCCAATGCCGTCTCGACAGCGCTGACGGTGAGTGCCCAATCCGTGACGACCATGCACGCGGAGGCGAGGCGCTGCAGGTCGGCCGTGGCGGCGATCATCTCACTGAGCACGCAGAGGAGCGCGACACGCGGCTCATCAGCGGGAGCGAGGTCGTTGCCGGCAATCCGGATCATCAGCGCCCGCACACCTTCGATCTCGAGAAAACCGAAGCGGTTATGCTGCGGCTGAGCAGCCCATGCAGTCACCAACCGGAAAACCTGCCACGCAGCGAAACACATGGGGTGCAGGTGAAGCTCGCCGAGCATGGCAGCCTCGGTCCCCGTACCCACAGGTGGTGTGGCGAGATCTTTCCGCACGCGGAGGAGGACGTCAGAGGGTCCGATGAAGGAGGCGGGCTATTCTACGCGGACAGGCACGATTCGTCTACTTTGCACACGTCTCCGCGATTACTTGATGCCGGTTTGCAATGCGGGAGCCCTCGTCTGGGTACGTTCCTGATCAGAGATCCTCGTAGCACACCCGTGGTCAACGCGATGCGACGAGCCCGCTGAAGGCGTTGCTTGAGGCCATGAAAGGTAGGCGGGGAACGCTGGAGGATTTCCCCAGCGTCACGCGTGAGGAGTCGGTGTGGAGCTGTCAGAGCGGGAGATATCGAACATCGTCGATTAAGGGGAGGTTTACGTGAGCCGCTGTAAAGGACCGGGGCTGCCGAGAGGCAGTCCCGGACCTTTTTGCTCTTCGCGATCGTCTTCCGGTCATTTTCGGCAAGGTTTGTGTTGACGAATGAAAGTGTACACCGGATGATAGGGGGTCACCCTGTTCATCCACCGTGCAACACGGGAGTTCCAGCCATGCGCAGCCCGATATTCTGCCTTGCTCTCGCACTGCTCCTCATCGCCGGGGCCGCCTGCTCCAAAAGCACAGAAATCACAACGCCCGCAACGCCGGTACATACCGACATGGCGGGC
This region includes:
- a CDS encoding tetratricopeptide repeat protein yields the protein MLGELHLHPMCFAAWQVFRLVTAWAAQPQHNRFGFLEIEGVRALMIRIAGNDLAPADEPRVALLCVLSEMIAATADLQRLASACMVVTDWALTVSAVETALAYAGAAAEVSGNARFTWVAGMLHRENGRVLQSEGWFQKAHRLAMRSHDWDVRARSLMSSGRMLLTVGKYREAREYFERALLVAERFRLEDRRMEAHHHLFDAAVAMRDFTRVAKHSRIVASAYGPDHPRYPYFSHDLAVYWADRGDYERALGMLSPLLDRHFHEDASVRLLAFGSALRAAAGCGDRRLFDRLLPEFADLREPAGPSPLVAQALYTAGLGASMLRRWSDAEELLVPALEAAEHTGQEDTRSAAEKLLERLP